From Acidobacteriota bacterium, a single genomic window includes:
- the trpS gene encoding tryptophan--tRNA ligase, producing MSRPRVVSGMRPTGRLHLGHLVGALRNWATLQDRYDCYYFVADWHALTSEYADTREIVDNGLDNVADWIAAGIDPTRSVVFVQSLVPEHAELFLLLSMVIPIPWLERVPTYKEQIDQLADKDLSTVGFLAYPLLQTADVVMYNAKYVPVGDDQVPHLELSREVVRRFHNFYGPLFEEPLPLLTPTSRLPGLDNRKMSKSYGNAINLSDDAETVRKKVMQMYTDPKRIRADIPGTVEGNPVFVYHDAFNPDAAEVEDLKTRYRAGKVGDVEVKTKLARAINAMLEPMRERRAEVLRDPNALRDIIQDGSRRARAVARETMDRVRAAVRLRY from the coding sequence GTGAGCAGACCCCGTGTTGTTTCCGGCATGCGCCCGACCGGGCGCCTGCATCTCGGCCATCTCGTCGGCGCGCTTCGAAATTGGGCGACGCTGCAGGACCGTTACGACTGCTATTACTTCGTCGCCGACTGGCACGCGCTGACGAGTGAATATGCGGACACGCGCGAGATCGTCGACAACGGGCTCGACAACGTGGCGGACTGGATTGCCGCCGGCATCGATCCGACGCGAAGCGTCGTCTTCGTGCAGTCGCTGGTGCCGGAGCACGCCGAGCTCTTCCTGCTGCTGTCGATGGTGATCCCCATCCCGTGGCTGGAGCGGGTGCCGACCTACAAGGAGCAGATCGACCAGCTCGCCGACAAGGACCTGTCCACGGTGGGGTTCCTGGCGTATCCGCTCCTGCAGACCGCCGACGTCGTGATGTACAACGCGAAGTACGTCCCGGTTGGAGACGACCAGGTGCCGCACCTCGAGCTGTCACGCGAAGTGGTGCGGCGCTTCCACAACTTCTACGGGCCGTTGTTCGAAGAGCCGCTGCCGCTGCTGACGCCCACCTCGCGGCTGCCGGGCCTCGACAACCGGAAGATGAGCAAGAGCTACGGCAACGCCATCAACCTCTCGGACGACGCGGAGACCGTGCGCAAGAAGGTCATGCAGATGTACACCGACCCGAAGCGGATCCGGGCCGACATTCCCGGCACCGTCGAGGGCAATCCGGTGTTCGTCTACCACGACGCCTTCAACCCGGACGCCGCCGAGGTGGAAGACCTCAAGACGCGCTACCGCGCCGGCAAGGTTGGCGACGTGGAAGTCAAGACGAAGCTCGCCAGGGCGATCAATGCGATGCTGGAGCCGATGCGCGAGCGGCGCGCGGAGGTGCTGCGCGATCCGAACGCGCTGCGCGACATCATCCAGGACGGCTCACGCCGCGCTCGCGCGGTGGCGCGGGAAACGATGGACCGCGTCCGCGCAGCGGTGCGGCTGCGATACTAG
- a CDS encoding segregation/condensation protein A — MDQPEFESVLEQYPVRLEIFEGPLDLLLHLIKKHEVSVYDIPIALVTKQYLEYLELMEELNLDVAGEFLVMAATLIHVKSRMLLPRPDPSQDDPLEDPRDALVRRLLEHQKFKAAAELLHERETIRSAQWSRPDGAVQDLTDNPPEPELEVDLFSLLTAFRGVLERAKQRAMVPLPPEQIPIEVRIDQLLGRLSETDACGFEDLFADVQTRSGLIVTFLALLEMIRLKLIRVFQSGAFGPIRVYKRARPADAPHPILDPEVKR, encoded by the coding sequence ATGGACCAGCCCGAATTCGAGTCCGTCCTCGAGCAGTATCCCGTGCGCCTCGAGATCTTCGAAGGGCCGCTCGATCTGCTGCTGCACCTCATCAAGAAGCACGAGGTCAGCGTCTACGACATCCCCATCGCGCTCGTCACGAAGCAGTACCTCGAGTACCTCGAGCTGATGGAGGAGTTGAACCTGGACGTGGCGGGGGAGTTCCTGGTGATGGCCGCGACGCTGATCCACGTGAAATCGCGGATGCTGCTGCCGCGCCCGGATCCGTCGCAGGACGATCCGCTCGAGGATCCACGCGACGCGCTCGTGCGCCGGCTGCTCGAGCACCAGAAGTTCAAGGCCGCGGCGGAACTGCTGCACGAGCGGGAGACGATCCGCAGTGCACAGTGGAGCCGCCCCGACGGCGCGGTGCAGGACCTGACCGACAATCCGCCGGAGCCGGAGCTGGAGGTGGATCTCTTCAGCCTGCTCACCGCGTTCCGGGGCGTGCTCGAGCGCGCGAAGCAGCGCGCGATGGTCCCGTTGCCGCCCGAACAGATCCCGATCGAGGTCCGGATCGACCAGCTGCTCGGCCGGTTGTCGGAAACCGACGCGTGCGGGTTCGAGGACCTGTTCGCCGACGTGCAGACCCGGTCCGGGCTGATCGTCACGTTTCTCGCGCTGCTGGAGATGATCCGGCTGAAACTGATCCGCGTGTTCCAGTCCGGCGCCTTCGGCCCGATTCGCGTGTACAAACGCGCGCGCCCCGCCGATGCGCCGCATCCGATACTCGATCCCGAGGTCAAGCGGTGA
- the scpB gene encoding SMC-Scp complex subunit ScpB — MSELKAVLEALIFASPEPLTPKSMYKLLEGEPKEDVDAALEELKKDYERPGGLQMVEVAGGFRIVTRPELHEWVRRLFHHQSTLKLSVQALETLAVIAYKQPVTAPEIAEIRGVNTSGVVGTLIDRKLIKIVGRKPVVGRPFMYGTTREFLDRFGLKDLNDLPKIEDMADLLGFEPPSGLTPGAATVTLPFEPAEPSPAESAERAEPPSESKDDTPETVH, encoded by the coding sequence ATGTCTGAGCTGAAAGCCGTCCTCGAAGCGCTGATCTTCGCCTCGCCCGAGCCGTTGACGCCGAAGTCCATGTACAAGCTCCTCGAAGGGGAGCCGAAGGAAGACGTCGATGCCGCGCTCGAGGAGCTGAAGAAGGACTACGAACGCCCGGGCGGGCTGCAGATGGTCGAAGTGGCCGGCGGCTTCCGCATCGTCACGCGCCCGGAGCTGCACGAGTGGGTGCGCCGGCTGTTCCACCACCAGTCGACGCTGAAGCTGTCGGTACAAGCGCTGGAGACGCTCGCGGTGATTGCCTACAAGCAGCCGGTCACCGCGCCGGAGATCGCCGAAATTCGCGGCGTGAACACCTCGGGCGTCGTCGGCACGCTGATCGATCGCAAGCTGATCAAGATCGTCGGCCGCAAGCCGGTCGTCGGCCGGCCGTTCATGTACGGGACGACGCGCGAGTTCCTGGACCGGTTCGGGCTGAAAGATCTGAACGACCTGCCGAAGATCGAGGACATGGCCGACCTCCTCGGCTTCGAGCCGCCAAGCGGCCTGACGCCCGGGGCGGCAACCGTGACGTTGCCGTTCGAGCCCGCCGAGCCGTCGCCTGCAGAATCCGCGGAACGCGCGGAGCCACCTTCCGAGTCGAAGGATGACACGCCGGAGACCGTGCACTGA
- a CDS encoding rRNA pseudouridine synthase — MTTKTTSTTQRLTVTAVRLQKILSEAGVASRRTAETLIQQGRVSVNGKVVAELGSKADPAEDDIRVDGRRIRAAQRKRYLLLNKPRGYVTTRSDPAKRPTVMDLLKGVKEYVYPVGRLDYDSEGLLLLTNDGELAARLTHPRHEVERLYEARVRGIPDAHALDRLASGIVIERRKTAPATVKLAKKIDADSGPQAVVLIGIHEGRHRQVREMFDAVGHPVMRLRRVRIGPVRDPQLKTGHYRELSPAEVAKLRKAAGLP; from the coding sequence ATGACCACGAAGACCACCAGCACCACACAGAGGCTCACGGTGACAGCAGTCAGGCTTCAGAAGATTCTCTCGGAGGCGGGCGTCGCGTCGCGGCGCACTGCCGAAACGCTGATCCAGCAGGGACGCGTCTCCGTCAACGGGAAGGTCGTGGCGGAGCTGGGGTCGAAGGCGGACCCGGCCGAGGACGACATCCGCGTCGACGGGCGCCGGATCCGCGCGGCGCAACGCAAGCGCTACCTTCTCCTGAACAAGCCGCGCGGGTACGTGACGACGAGGTCCGACCCCGCGAAGCGGCCGACCGTGATGGATCTGCTCAAGGGCGTGAAGGAGTACGTGTACCCGGTGGGCAGGCTCGATTACGACTCCGAGGGGCTGCTCCTGCTCACGAACGACGGCGAGCTGGCGGCGCGATTGACGCATCCGCGGCACGAAGTGGAGCGGCTCTACGAAGCGCGCGTCCGCGGGATTCCCGATGCGCACGCGCTCGACCGTCTCGCCTCCGGCATCGTGATTGAACGGCGCAAGACCGCACCGGCCACCGTCAAGCTGGCGAAGAAGATCGACGCAGACAGCGGCCCTCAGGCCGTGGTGCTCATCGGCATCCACGAGGGACGCCACCGGCAGGTGCGCGAGATGTTCGACGCCGTCGGCCACCCGGTGATGCGCCTGAGGCGCGTGCGGATCGGACCTGTGCGCGACCCCCAGCTCAAGACCGGACATTACCGGGAGCTGAGTCCCGCGGAAGTGGCGAAGCTGAGGAAGGCCGCGGGGCTGCCGTGA